In Clostridia bacterium, the DNA window ATCACTGGTTTATTTCATATACACCAAGGGATTTCGGTCCTTCAAGATGGGGTATGCATCGGCAGCTGCGATCATCCTATTTGCAGTCATATTCGTCTTCACATTGATTCAATTCAAACTCCAAAAAAACTGGGTCAACTACGAGTAGACGGGGGCGATGCAGATGGCTTCCACGAAACCACGTTCATATAGGTCGCTTAAGGAGACACGACGGCGCATTAACAATACAATCGCCTATGTAATCCTTATAGCTGGTTCCATAGTGATGCTCATACCGTTCGCGTGGACGATCTCGTCGTCCCTCAAGCACCCGAGCAAGCTTCTGACGTTTCCCCCGGAGTGGATACCCAACCCGGTATGGTGGCAAAACTATCGAGATGCGCTTCACGCAGTGCCGCTCATGCGGTTCTGGTTGAACTCCTTCTGCTTTTCTACGGTGATAATGATAATTCAGGTGGCCACGGCTGCGCTGGCAGCTTACGCATTTGCTCGAATGGAGTTCCCCGGGAGGGATGCTCTTTTCCTGGTTTACTTGGGCACGATGATGCTCCCGAGCCAGGTTACTATGATTCCACGATTCCTAATAGTTCGCACCCTTGGGCTTATCGACACTTACTGGGGTGTTGGTCTTCCGATGCTCATCTATGTCCTGGGCACGTTCATCATGAGGCAGTATTTCCTCACGGTTCCATACGAACTTGAGGAAGCGGCGCGAATTGACGGATGCACCCGCTTGCAGAGCTTTTGGAACATCATGGTGCCACTTGCGAAGCCATCGCTGTCGACTGTTGCCGTGTTTTCGTTTAAGAACACATGGAATGAGTTCCTATGGCCCCTGATAGTGCTCAACACGTACGAAAAGTATCCCGTACAGGTGGGTCTTGCGTTCTTCAGAAGCCAAACCAAGACCGAATGGGAACTGCTTCTCGCAGGCACTATTATCTCTGTGATTCCTCTTGTGGTGTTGTTCGCATTCAGCCAGCGTTTTTTGACTCGTGGCATTGCCATGACCGGCATGGGTGGCCGATAACGAGTCCAGATCTGACGGAGTGTTTCCAGCCCGTGTCACGCAACAGAGATCGTGAGTCGTTTTGGAGGTGGTGAACGGAAGACTTGGGTGCAACGGGTCTGAGTGGTAGGACTGATCTTATGCACAAGTCAAGAGGAGGGGGACTATCTATGAAGAAGAGAGTCTGGAGTATCGTTCTCATTGCCGCGACGATCTTGGCTGTTTTCGGTGTCGGCGCTTCCGCTGCTAAGACCAAGATCGACGTGATGTTTTGGTGGGACATCGACAATCCTTCCTTGGTTGAGATGAAGAAGCAGTTCAACGCGAAGTACCCCGACATCGAAGTCAACTACATCAATGTTCCTTCTAAAGAGTTCTACGACAAGCTCCTCACGATGATCGTTGGCGGTAAGGCGCCAGACGTTGCCATGCTGGGCATGGATAAGCTGGCCACCTTTGCTAGCAAGGGCGCTCTGACTGACCTGACGAAGTACATGGAGACACAGTACCCCGTCACAGATCTGTTTGATACAGTGAAGCCTTCATTGATGTACAAGGGCAAGTACTATGCACTTCCGCGTGACGTGACAACCAACGTGTTGTACTACAACAAGAAGATATTCCGCGAGCATGGAGTGGCGTATCCTAAGGCCGGTTGGACCTGGGATGATTTCCTCGCTGCTGCCAAGAAGACCACCCAT includes these proteins:
- a CDS encoding carbohydrate ABC transporter permease, translating into MASTKPRSYRSLKETRRRINNTIAYVILIAGSIVMLIPFAWTISSSLKHPSKLLTFPPEWIPNPVWWQNYRDALHAVPLMRFWLNSFCFSTVIMIIQVATAALAAYAFARMEFPGRDALFLVYLGTMMLPSQVTMIPRFLIVRTLGLIDTYWGVGLPMLIYVLGTFIMRQYFLTVPYELEEAARIDGCTRLQSFWNIMVPLAKPSLSTVAVFSFKNTWNEFLWPLIVLNTYEKYPVQVGLAFFRSQTKTEWELLLAGTIISVIPLVVLFAFSQRFLTRGIAMTGMGGR